The sequence below is a genomic window from Salvelinus namaycush isolate Seneca chromosome 2, SaNama_1.0, whole genome shotgun sequence.
AAATGCACCagctggctccaggtcatctatgagtctttgctaggtaaatctccgccttatctcagctcactggtcaccataacaacacccacccgtagcacgcactccagcagctatatttcactggtcatccccaaagccaacacttcctttggccgcctttccttccagttctctgctgccaatgactggaacgaattgcaagaatcactgaagttggagacttaaatctccctcactagctttaagcatcagctgtcagagcagcttaccgatcatcgcatctgtacacagcccacctgtaaatagcctatccaactacctcatccccatattgttatttattgcttaccgatcgctgcagctgtacacagcccatctgtaaatagcccatccaaccaactacctacctcatcccatatttgtttttgtttttgcacaccagtatttctactggcaaatcctcatcttcacatctatcactccagtgttaattgctaaattgtaattacttcgccactatggcctatttattgccttaccttcttacttcatttgcacacactgcatacagatttttctattgtgttattgacggtacttttgtttatcccatgtgtaactctgtgttgttgtttttgtctcactgctttgctttatcttggccaggtcgcagttgtaaatgagaacttgttctcaactggcctacctggttaaattaaggtgaaataaaaatacatttaaaaaaattcaatataaggggctttattggcattggacctataccggacctattttctctccatatcccttgattcctactgcaagctctgaaccttttcacctggatcatcgcagctagctgcaatccgagtgactactcctggctaacgtctgtcccgaagcaagcaccaattagccattagctagcccatgctaggcccattctcccggctagctgaagaggcccatcagccactcctgggctacaatacccggaccccttctactgccggtacggggcacggaaccccaccGATCCTTCatgactggactaccgacgtaacctgctcgagggggtactcaactggcccctacgtcgcgacgtcccctgaatgcccatctgctagcctgctagcagcggcccgctagctgctagctgcttccctctagctgtctagagcatattggactgttagctgaatagatccatcggccaatttcttgggccactatacctattttgccaattggacttggacccctctgctactcggaaccctactaatccatcacgactggtctatcaaCGTCACCGCACGCGGAGGCTAAATCAGACTttcctccgtcgcgacgtccctctaaggatCTTCTGCTGGCTCGCTAGCCCCgccctgctagctgtctgaatcgccgtgtctccagccagcccaaccactcactggaccccaatgatcactcagctacgcatgcctctccctaatatcaatatgccttgtccattacggtcctggttagtgattactgtcttatttcactgtagagcctctagccctgctcaatatgccttaaccaaccatttagttccacctcccacatatgcggtgacatcacctggttcaaaagtctctagagacaatatctttctcatcattactcaatgcctaggtttacctccaatgtactcacatcataccatacctctgtctgtacattatgccttgaatctattctatcgcactcagaaacctgctccttttactctctgttccgaacgtactagacgaccagttctgatagcctttagccgtacccttatcctagtcatcctctgttcctctggtgatgtagaggttaatccaggccctgcagtgcctagctccactcctactccccaggtgctctcatttgcaatttactgcagagatagcctgcagagttctgtcttactatccaggtctgtacccaaacaattcgagcttctacttttaaaaattcacctttccagaaacaagtctctcaccgtcgccacttgctatagaccaccctctgcccccagctgtggcctggacaccatatgtgaattgattgcccccccatctatcttcagagctcgtgctgctaggtgacctaaactaggacatgcttaacaccctggccatcctacaatctaagcttgatgccctcaatctcacacaaatgatcaatgaacctaccaggtacaaccccaaatccgtaaacacgggcaccctcaaagatatcatcctaaccaacttgccctccaaatacacctttgctgttttcaaccaagatctcaatGATCACTGCCTGCATCCGTAAAAGGgctgcggtcaaatgaccacccctcgtcactgtcaaacgctccctaaaacacttcagcgagcagtcctttctaatcgacctggcccgggtatcctggaaggatattgacctcatcccgtcagtagaggatgcctggttattctttaaaagtgccttcctcaccatcttaaataagcatgccccattcaaaaaatgtagaaccaggaacagatatagcccttggttctctccagacctgactgcccttgaccagcacaaaaacatcctgtggcattctgcattagtatcgaatagcccctgtgatatgcaactgttcagggaagttaggaaccaatatacacaggcagttaggaaaggtaaggctagctttttcaagcagaaatttgcatcctgtagcacaaactcaaaaaagttctgggacactgtaaagttcatggagaataagagcacctcctcccagctgcccactgcactgaggctaggaaacactgtcaccaccaataaatccactataatggagaatttcaataagcatttctctacggctggccatgctttccacctggctacctctacactgatcaacagccctgcaccccctgcagcaactcgcccaagcctcccccatttctccttcacccaaatccagatagctgatgttctgaaagagctgcaaaatctggatccctacaaatcagccgggctagaaaatctggaccctctctttctaaaattatctgccgaaattgttgcaacccctattactagcctgttcaacctctctttcgtattgtccgaGATTCCCAAAGATCGGAAAGCTAccgctgtcatccccctcttcaaagggggagacactctagacccaaactgctacagacctatatctatcctaccctgcctttctaaggtcttcgaaggCCAAGTTatcaaacagattaccgaccatttcgaatcccaccgtaccttctccactacgcaatctggtttcagagctggtcatgggtgcacctcagccattctcaaggtcctaaatgatatcataaccaccatcaataagagacattactgtgcagccgtattcatcgacctggccaaggctttcgactctgtcaatcaccacattcttatcgggagactcaacagccttggattctcaaataattgcctcgcctggttcaccaactacttctctgatagagttcagtgtgtcaaatcggagggtctgttgtccgggcctctggcagtctggGCCCCTGtggtgtgccacagggttcaattctcgggccaccTCTCTTCTcagtatacatcaatgatgtcgctcttgctgctggtgattctctgatccacctctacgcagacgacaccatactgtatacctctggcccttctttgaacactgttttaacaaacctccagacgagcttcaatgccatacaactctccttccgggACCTCCAACTGCTCAACTGCTCcaaaatgcaagtaaaactaaatgcatgctcttcaaccgatcactgcctgcacctgcccgcccgtccaacatcactactctggacagttctgacttagaatatgtggacaactacaaatacctaggtgtctgtttagactgtaaactctccttccagactcacattaagcatctgtCACGGCTGTGgtaagaagaggaccaaggtgcagcgtggtgagcgtacatacttttaatagtagatgtcgccaacaaaacaataaacaataccaaaacaaaccgtgaagcttaaggcaatgtgccatcaaacaaagataacttcccacaaagacaggtggaaaaaaggtctacctaagtatggttctcaatcagagacaacaatagacacagatcactgcacctgtacatagcccatctgtaaatagcccatccaactacctcatccccatactgtatttatttatttatcttgctcctttgcaccccagtatctctacttgcacattcatcttctgcacatctaccattccagtgtttaattgctatgttgtaattacttcgccaccatggcctatttattgcctgacctcccttatcttacctcatttgcacacactgtatatatactttttctactgtattattgactgtatgcttgtttattccatgtgtaactctgtgttgtatgtatcgaactgctttgctttatcttggctaggtcgcagttgtaaatgagaacttgttctcaactagcctacctggataaatgaaggtgaaataaaaaaaaaaagaattcattggaaacatatgtttacattgccagagcaagtgaaatagacaataaacaaaagtaaaataaacaatataaaattgacagtaaacattacaaccataaaagttccaaaataataaagacaatTTCAATtgtcattatgtctatatacatacctctctctctctctctctctctctctctctctctctctctctctctctctctctctctctctctctctctctctcccattctctcccgcccattctctctctctctttctctctctctctctctcttggcccccctctctctgtctgccctaaCAAACTCTGTGAGACACCCTGTGATGCTCCCAACTCCCAAGAGTGATTATTATAAGAAAATTCCAACCCTCAGGTCGTTATGTTCAAAGTCCTAAGGTCCTTATCACGTAAGGGTTGAATCACTGCCGTAACAAAACAATGTTCCCTGGTGAACTTCTATAGAACGTATCCAGCTCCTGTCTCAAAgccagaggagggagagaggaggagggagagaggaggaggagagagaggggtgggtgaagagtggagcaggtcgaggggagggaaagggggatagagagagggtcCAATCAAACTTCCTCCCGTGTGTTCTTTTTCTTCTCCACCAATCGAGGTTCCTTCCATGTGTTCTTTCACTCCAACATCTGTGGATGtggctgtactgtatgtactttcCACTCACCTCCTGTGGATGTTCAGTGTGTTCTATAGCCTCTTCTCATGCtgttttctgttctgttccacCAGGCTCTGCTGGTCCTGGCATCTCCCTCTGGACCTGGGGTGTGTCGGGGGCTATGGTGAGGACATGTGCCTCAGCGGGAGGACTGGATGTCATGGAGGAGATGGATTGGGGCTGCGGAGAGGATTGGATAAAGTGTTGGAGAGAGGAGGACTGGGCACAATGCTTGGGAAAGAGAGaagactggagagagggagggcgagagagagagggcagggaacCGGGACAGGGCTGGGGCAGGAGACAAGGCTTGGGGGAGACCTGGGAGGCTGGTCATTCACCCTGCtggtcctgctcctcctcctccccccggTGTTCCCCCAGTGCCCTGACAGCTGCCACTGTGTGTGGGAGAGCAGCATGGTGCTGTGTATGGACGCTGGGCTCCGTGAGTTCCCCCAGGGCCTTCCTCCGGACACTGTCACCCTCCACCTGGAGAGGAACTACATCCGCTCGCTCCCCGAGAGCGCCTTTAGGCAAGGAAGATAACAATTGTCATTTTTTATTCACCTTCACCTTCATTATTGTCATTAGTTCATTTAATAAATGTAttcattgattaattaattaatatttatttttctatttctttcattacaATTCATATCTGGCTCCCAGTTTGGTTTTAGTTCCAGGTCTAATTATGATGTTTCTGACACTTCCTCTTGTTATTTACCTTCCCTTCAGGGAGCTGACCCACCTGAGGGAGCTGTACCTCTCCCACAACCGCATCGATACCCTCTCCTCCGGGGCCCTGCGCCACCTGAGCTCAGAGCTCCGTCTCCTGGACCTCTCCCACAACCAGTTACGCCAGGCCAGCCGGGACGAGTTCAGTTCCACGCGGGCCAAGACACGCCTCTACCACAACCCGTGGCACTGTGACTGTACCCTGCAGGAGCTGATGGAGACGTTAAATCTAGAGCCGGAGACGGTTAACGGGATCGTGTGTGAGAGCTCGGTGAGGAGCGCCGGGGAGGTGAGTCGCTGGGAGGATCCAGGGGGTGCAGGGGAGCACGCCGGTCAACCGCTGGTTAAGTTGCTCGACTCTGGGGTGAACTTCTGTAATCTCCAGCGGAAGACCACAGATGTGGCTATGCTGGTGACCATGTTCGTGTGGTTCTTCATGGTCATTGTTTATGTGGTCTACTACGTGAGACAGAACCAGGCTGAGACCAGAAGACATCTGGAGTATCTGAAGAGTTTGCCCAGTCCGAGGAAAACACTCACGGAGACCGACACGATAAGCACTGGTCTCTGAACTATTTATTTATtgcctttatttaatcaggtaggttattgagaacacattctcttttaCAAAAACAACCAAGAGAAGGTCTACGAAAAGGCCGTAGAGACAATTCATGTCTCTGTATTGGGACAGAGCTTGTTAATTGAAAATGGACTCTATAACAACTTTGACTTTAATTAAATGATtacaacattttattttttgtaaCTATTGGATCTTTTCcataattatttatatttttttgcccTGACTACATTTatacaaaaaaatatgtttttgtattcACTGGCATATGCACAGCTTTAACGCTGTCCAAATGAACAGAGAAAGACCAGAAGAAGAAAGAAACAGAGAAGACTGTCAATATTGATCAGTACCTTTCATCTTCAATACTGGTGGCTTTCATCATCAATACTGGTGGCTTTATACTGGTGGCTTTCATCTTCAATACTGGTGGCTTTCATCATCAATACTGGTGGCTTTCATCATCAATACTGGTGGCTTTATACTGGTGGCTTTCATCTTCAATACTGCTGGCTTTCATCATCAATACTGGTGGCTTTCATCAGCAATACTGGTGGCTTTATACTGGTGGCTTTCATCATCAATACTGGTGGCTTTCATCATAAATACTGGTGGCTTTCATCATCAATAGTGGTGGCTTTATACTGGTGGCTTTCATCATCAATACTGGTGGCTTTCATCATCAATACTGGTGGCTTTCATCATCAATACTGGTGACTTTCATCTTCAATACTGGTGGCTTTCATCATCAATACTTGTGGCTTTCATCATCAATACTGGTGGCTTTCATCATCAATACTGGTGGCTTTCATCATCAATACTGGTGGCTTTATACTGGTGGCTTTCATAATCAATACTGGTGGCTTTATACTGGTGGCTTTCATCATCAATACTGGTGGCTTTCATCATCAATACTGGTGGCTTTCATCATCAATATTGATGGCTTTCATCGTCAATACTCGTGGCTTTATACTGGTGGCTTTCATCATCAATACTGGTGGCTTTCATCATCAATACTGGTGGCTTTATACTGGTGGCTTTCATCATCAATACTGGTGGCTTTCATCATCAATACTGGTGACTTTCATCATCAATACTGGTGGCTTTCATCATCAATACTGATGGCTTTCATCATCAATACTGGTGGCTTTCATCATCAATACTGGTGGCTTTCATCATCAATACTGATGGCTTTATACTGGTGGCTTTCATCTTCAATACTGGTGGCTTTATACTGGTGGCTTTCATCATCAATACTGGTGGCTTTCATCATCAATACTGGTGGCTTTCATCATCAATACTGATGGCTTTCATCTTCCATTGTACTCTTAAGAGGGAATACTCACCTTGACAAAATTATTTTTGACAGACAGATAGCAGATCGTTACAAACATGTAACCTGAGGGAGTGTCTGTTTCTATTCTGTATATCAGGTTCCAAAGGCACGTGATGTTGTTTAGTGTTCAGGATCATTAgttctactgtatctctctccagCCCTTGATGATCAGTGAAGAAGGCTATTTTAACCTCTCACTCTACAAGGTCACTGAGTCTGAACCAGCCAGTCATCTACATTCATATCCTATGTTTTATCACCCTACGAGCCCGGACACAGCTTGAGATCCTCTGGCAGGCCACTGTTGACCCATTCAAAGTCTAGGTTGAAAACTAAAGGAGATCGGGCATTTGCCATTAAGACCCCGAGACTTTGGAATGGTCTGCCAGAGGACATGAGGCTGATAGATTCAGTGCCTCTTTTTAAATCCCTTCTGAAGACACTTTTATAAAGATGCTTAGTGCTTTTATTTTATGATGTGAAACATGTTACTTGTATAAAAAAGCGCTATACAAATAAAGTTATTATTATATTAAACCCCACTAATCCCTCAATCCGCACTACATCCATTCCTTCCTGCTGTTCTAATTTTACCCTGGCCCTAGGAAGCGGGTGGTGAATCCATGTTTTAGTCATCAAGTACGTAGCAAGCAATCATTTCTAAATTGGCCAAGTGGGAGAGACTAGTGTATGACGGCAGGGTATCAGCTGTCTCGGAAGCAGAGAAATTAAATAAAGACCTGATTTAGAATTGGTTTAATAATTAACATTATCTTTGTTAAAAAATGATCCGCCGAATGAAACAAACTTGGTTTTTAGGAAATGCTTGTTTCTGTGGATCCTAATGTATCTTCTTAGTGCTGTTTTAAGGCCTGGTTTTCTGTCTGTGTGGTTAAAGTTATGGTCCTGTATTTTCCTCCTGGATTTTCTTATTGTTAGTGAAGTGAGTTTAAAGAGACAGTTGACTTTGAGATATTTCGTGCAGCtattaccgtgaatgcagtctctgcgAACAGTCTTCACGCCACGGTATTGAAACCAGGGGCTCTATTCAGTCATGGAAGTTCAGCATTACAGCCtaattgaaatttaaaggcaatgttcccgcattagcagagactgcattcacggtaaaacGTTGCATATGCCAGCTCAATGGGAAATTATCTTAAAATGTATATCGCAGAATCTGTACCGCTCCAGCGATCCAGACTGAATAGGTAGGTTAATGTCGTGAACTAAATGAAAGCATGCTGGTGAATGTGTTACGAACGTGTAATACGTTGAATGACTTTTTTTCTGACATTATTGAAATCCAAAGTTGAAATGGATTGAGAATGACTCCTGTACCATATTGTGGTTTAATCAATATCAGAATAGGATGTTACGTGTTTCATGAAAAAAGCTGTTTGTACAGGAGCCTATATGTGGCACGTTTCTGTGACGATATTCCTATTCCATTTGTCTCAGACAAACCCTAAGAGGTTTTGTATTGTGTGTAATGTTGTGGTATTCAGAATTCCATTCTAGCACAGGTTGTGGTATAACACTGTCAATGTAAATGATAGCACTGTCAATTTAAATGATAGCACTGTCAATTTTATATGATAGCACTGTCAATTCAAATGATAGCACTGTCAATGTAAATGACAGCACTGTCAATTTTATATGATAGCACTGTCAATTCAAATGATAGCACTGTCAATTTAAATGATAGCACTGTCAAGTTAAATGACAGCACTGTCAATTTTATATGATAGCACTGTCAATTCAAATGATAGCACTTTCAATTTAAATGATAGCACTGTCAATTTAAATGATAGCAATGTCAAGTTAAATGACAGCACTGTCAAGTTAAATGATAGCACTGTCAATTTTATATGATAGCACTGTCAATTCAAATGATAGCACTTTCAATTTAAATGATAGCACTGTCAAGTTAAATGATAGCACTGTCAAGTTAAATGATATCACTATCAATTTAAATGATAGCACTGTCAAGTTAAATGATATCACTATCAATTTAAATGATAGCACTGTCAATTTAAATGATAGCACAGTCCCTTTAAATGATAGCACTGTTAATTTAAATGATAGCACTGCCCCTTTAAATGATAACCCAACTCCTTTAATTGATAGCACTGTCCTGTCATTAACTGTAGTGTAACTGTTTCATGTCATATGCTACAATGAATATAGACCACAACCTGAGTGACAAAACCGGTTCTGTGGAGATGCCAATAACCCAGACAACAAGAACCAAGCATGCCCCCTGTGTCATTTTTACAACGTTTTTTATTTGTGATGTATTTTTGTCCTGCTGATTAGTTTTTTCTCCTGTTGTTTTAAATGTCAATAATTATTCTAACAAAGGTGACATCGTAGATTCGGGAACCAATACATCAAGTAATAAATGAACTTTAAAACCAAATTTcgggaaaaaaataaaatatataaaaaataaaacaaacgtGGCTCTGTGTTGTTTAGAGAAATGCTTCTACCTTTTATTGCTACGGTGAAAGGTGAAAGGTGAAAGGTGAAAAGTCAGGAAAGAAAAGGAAAAAAATATAAAGACAGGATGACAATCAATTCATACAGTTACTGATGATTGCGGTTGGAAATGTTTCCCATTCCTTCTCTTATTAACTAGCATGCTTAAAAAACAATCTGAAAATATTGAAAAAAGGTTTTACATTTTACAAAATAGTACATGATATGAACTTCGCACCTCCTCACAAAATGTTGCATACTCTCTCCAATGAAGAAAACAACATATAAAATAGGGTGCCGCCCACTTGTGCTCCATGGTCTCTCTCTTCTGACTACATCCCACCCCTCAAATATGCATTTAGCTCAAACACACAGACCAACGGAAAGGCCCATACAGGACACAGAATCTAGATTTGGTATGGCTTCTATCTCTGGGAATATAATAccgtcaacaacaaaaaagttcaATCATACTTTCAGGTTACAGAAACAAATAATCTCCCCAGATATGTTTTACGCTACACACTCTTCTCTGGAGCATTTTGAGGGGTGAATAAcaaccaaaaaacaacaaaaataaaaaaaataaaaagcgaCTTCAGCCTGttacttgttttttttcttttatttCCAATTTACATGAATCAAAACCGTAACAAAAACAAAATCATGATCatcatatttaataataataataataatagtaatgatGTTATTATTAACAATATTACTATTATAATTAATAGAAAAAATAGATATACACACCCTCACAAACGAATGCACCCTCTGCCCTGGTCATGGTGCGTTACACCCTCTGTGTGTAAATGAGGGTTGGAGTGTCCAGTATCGATATCAAGTCTAAAAGCCCTATCCCGTTCCTGTTCCTAGGGGGCGTGCCCTGCTCCTAGGGGGCGTGTCCTGTTCCTAGAGGGCGTATCCTGCTCCTAGAGGGGCATGGCCAGGGCCGAGGTACTTCCTGCCAGGGCAGAAGGTACTTCCTGTGTGAGGGGACAGCGGGGGGGTTTATGTGGAGGAAGTGGAGTGGGATAGGTCAACGGTCAAAGTCAACTTCTGGTGGGCTTCTCACAACATGGGGTCTAATGCACCAAAGAGAAGATCGCCCAAGCTTGATTTGTAAACTTGGATACAGGGTTTAACTTTGCTTTgttgtttctttattttttgtgTGTGAGGTAGCTGGGATTGATTCCGAATTGAACATGTCTCTTACAAAATGTATTATGGACATGGTTTATGTGTCATTGGGTTGCCATGGAGGAGGGTCAGGGCTGGGTCGGGGGGGAGGAGCAACATTTACCACTCTGAAAAATGATCTCAGCGTGAAATGTACTctttgaaaaatgtatatatatgtatacacacatatacatatacgtACACACGTTATAAACATGTTACTAATACATTAGTATCTGGTTGTTAAAGAATACAGACTTGTTTTACAACAATAGCACCATTTGACTTTATTATAATACACAGTAACTTCCTGATACACACTGGGGCGACGGTTGGAAGTAGGAACACTGCTAGATTTTTTGGTTTGGATTTGATATAATGTTTAGGGTGTGGAGGTATGGAAGAGGAACAAGAAAAGGGGGAACTGATAGAATATGTATGTTGTTGTGCGCGGGGGGCCTTTTTACAGGTTAACACACTCAGTCCAAACACACCTGGGTCCCACACctgaacaataaataaataacaccAACTCATTGTCTGGCACGctgcctctttctcctcttctcctcgaTCCTTCTTGTTAGTGGGGAGGTGCTCCCAGGGTGGGGGGTAGGGTGGATGCAGGGAGGGCTGAGGCACCATGGGAGGGGGGGTCTGATGGAGTGAGACTGGAAGGCCATGAAATCCCAGATGAATATTGCCGGTGCCATTCAGTGCAGGACTTAGTTGGAAAAAGCACTTTTTTACttaaaacaaaaaaattatataaaagtGTCGTGATCTTTCTCtattctttctttcattcttccTTTTTTTGATAGAagtgtgtgttcctctctctctcatatttgaTGTGTTTTTCCCCTCTACTTCTCCTTCTTTTCATCCCTCTTTCTTTACAAGAAGCAAACTGCGCCGACGTCAACCCCAAACTCCTGGTCCGCTCCTCCAATATCTACAGGAGCAATGTCCACGATGGGCAGCCGGCTGGTCTTCTGGGATCGGTACTCAATCACTGTCTTTCCCCACGTTCCTTTATGTTTctggggacagagagataggggacagacatgttatagataTAGATAGGGGACAGACATGTTACAGATATAGATAGGGGACAGACATATTACAGATATAGATAGGGGACAGACATGTTACAGATATAGATAGGGGACAGACATGTTACAGATATAGATAGGGGACAGACATGTTACAGATATAGATAggggacagacatgttata
It includes:
- the LOC120020143 gene encoding leucine-rich repeat-containing protein 3-like — encoded protein: MFKVLRSLSRSAGPGISLWTWGVSGAMCPDSCHCVWESSMVLCMDAGLREFPQGLPPDTVTLHLERNYIRSLPESAFRELTHLRELYLSHNRIDTLSSGALRHLSSELRLLDLSHNQLRQASRDEFSSTRAKTRLYHNPWHCDCTLQELMETLNLEPETVNGIVCESSVRSAGEVSRWEDPGGAGEHAGQPLVKLLDSGVNFCNLQRKTTDVAMLVTMFVWFFMVIVYVVYYVRQNQAETRRHLEYLKSLPSPRKTLTETDTISTGL